The following proteins are encoded in a genomic region of Anolis carolinensis isolate JA03-04 unplaced genomic scaffold, rAnoCar3.1.pri scaffold_12, whole genome shotgun sequence:
- the LOC100551960 gene encoding large ribosomal subunit protein uL2-like, translating to MGRVIRGQRKGAGSVFRAHVKHRKGAAKLRAVDFAERHGYIKGIVKDIIHDPGRGAPLAKVVFRDPYRFKKPTELFIAAEGIHTRQFVYCGKKAQLNIGNVLPVGTMPEGTIVCCLEEKPGDRGKLARASGNYATVISQNPETKKTRVKLLSGSKKVISSANRAVVGIVAGGGRIDKPILKAGRAYHKYKAKRNCWPRVRGVAMNPVEHPFGGGNHQHIGKPSTIRRDDPAGRKVGLIAARRTGRLRGTKTIQEKEN from the coding sequence ATGGGCCGTGTAATCAGAGGTCAAAGAAAAGGTGCGGGATCTGTGTTCAGGGCCCATGTGAAGCACAGAAAGGGTGCAGCAAAGCTGAGAGCAGTTGACTTTGCTGAAAGACATGGCTACATCAAGGGTATTGTAAAGGATATCATTCATGATCCTGGTCGAGGAGCTCCTCTGGCCAAGGTTGTTTTCCGTGATCCATACAGATTTAAGAAACCAACAGAATTGTTCATTGCAGCAGAAGGCATTCATACCAGGCAATTTGTTTATTGTGGCAAGAAAGCTCAACTCAACATTGGCAATGTCCTGCCTGTTGGTACTATGCCCGAAGGCACCATTGTCTGCTGCCTTGAAGAGAAGCCTGGAGATCGTGGCAAACTAGCACGTGCTTCTGGAAACTATGCCACAGTTATCTCCCAgaatcctgaaaccaaaaaaaccaGGGTGAAACTGCTTTCTGGTTCCAAGAAGGTGATCTCCTCTGCAAACAGAGCAGTTGTCGGTATTGTTGCTGGTGGTGGCCGTATTGACAAGCCAATCTTGAAAGCTGGACGTGCGTACCACAAATATAAGGCAAAGAGGAACTGCTGGCCACGAGTTCGGGGTGTAGCTATGAATCCTGTTGAACATCCCTTTGGTGGTGGAAACCACCAGCATATTGGCAAGCCTTCAACCATCAGGAGGGATGATCCAGCTGGTCGCAAGGTCGGTCTCATAGCGGCCCGGCGTACTGGCAGACTGCGTGGAACCAAGACTATCCAG